From a single Endozoicomonas euniceicola genomic region:
- a CDS encoding F0F1 ATP synthase subunit delta produces the protein MELTTCARPYAKAAFQLARELGQLDEWSRMLTLCASVSRHEAVDRMLNDPSTNGDMKAEAFIQLCEGSLTVEVENYIRILTNKKRISLLPHIDALFEQMKSQDQSYQDVIVTSAFPLTESQEEKIAKKVKQRLGQSVRMQIQIDSELVGGVIVKAGDLVIDGSVRARLSKLADAMIS, from the coding sequence ATGGAATTGACCACATGTGCCCGTCCCTACGCTAAGGCCGCATTCCAGCTGGCCAGGGAACTTGGCCAGCTGGATGAGTGGTCCCGGATGCTGACACTGTGTGCCAGTGTATCCAGGCATGAGGCTGTTGACCGGATGTTGAACGATCCGTCGACAAACGGTGACATGAAGGCAGAGGCTTTTATCCAGTTGTGTGAGGGCAGTCTTACGGTTGAAGTCGAAAATTACATCAGGATTCTTACCAATAAAAAACGCATTTCACTGCTGCCGCATATTGATGCGCTGTTTGAGCAGATGAAATCACAAGATCAGAGTTATCAGGATGTAATCGTTACTTCAGCGTTCCCTCTTACGGAATCTCAGGAAGAGAAGATCGCTAAGAAAGTAAAGCAGCGTCTGGGGCAAAGTGTCCGGATGCAAATCCAAATAGACAGCGAACTGGTGGGGGGGGTGATTGTAAAAGCTGGCGATCTTGTGATCGATGGCAGTGTTCGTGCCCGCTTGTCCAAGTTGGCTGATGCAATGATTTCATAG
- the atpD gene encoding F0F1 ATP synthase subunit beta, protein MSSGRIVQIIGAVIDVEFSRESVPKVYDALTVDDKGLVLEVQQQLGDGIVRSIAMGSTEGVSRGLAVNNTGAPIQVPVGQETLGRIMDVLGNPIDEKGPIGEQERASIHRKAPSYADQSASNELLETGIKVIDLVCPFAKGGKVGLFGGAGVGKTVNMMELIRNIAIEHSGFSVFAGVGERTREGNDFYHEMTDSNVIDKVSLVYGQMNEPPGNRLRVALTGLTMAEKFRDEGRDVLLFIDNIYRYTLAGTEVSALLGRMPSAVGYQPTLAEEMGVLQERITSTKTGSITSIQAVYVPADDLTDPSPATTFSHLDATVVLSRDIASKGIYPAIDPLDSTSRQLDPLVIGQEHYEVARGVQTVLQRYKELKDIIAILGMDELSEEDKLTVSRARKIERFLSQPFFVAEVFTGSPGKYVSLKDTIRAFKGILDGEYDNLPEQAFYMVGSIEEAVEKAKSM, encoded by the coding sequence ATGAGTAGCGGTCGTATCGTACAAATAATCGGCGCCGTCATTGACGTCGAATTTTCAAGGGAAAGTGTTCCCAAAGTGTATGATGCTTTAACAGTAGACGACAAAGGTCTAGTTCTGGAAGTTCAGCAGCAGCTGGGCGACGGCATTGTGCGCTCCATTGCCATGGGTTCCACAGAAGGGGTTTCCCGCGGACTGGCTGTTAATAATACCGGCGCACCGATTCAGGTACCCGTTGGTCAGGAAACCCTGGGGCGCATTATGGACGTTCTGGGAAACCCTATTGATGAAAAAGGGCCTATTGGTGAGCAGGAGCGAGCCTCTATTCACCGTAAAGCGCCCAGTTACGCAGATCAGTCTGCGTCTAACGAACTACTGGAAACAGGCATCAAGGTTATCGATCTGGTTTGCCCGTTTGCCAAAGGTGGTAAGGTCGGTCTGTTCGGTGGTGCCGGTGTGGGTAAAACCGTAAACATGATGGAGCTGATCCGGAACATCGCGATTGAGCACTCTGGTTTCTCAGTGTTTGCCGGTGTGGGTGAGCGGACTCGTGAAGGTAATGACTTCTATCATGAAATGACCGACTCCAACGTTATCGATAAAGTATCGCTGGTTTACGGTCAGATGAATGAACCACCCGGTAACCGTCTTCGTGTCGCATTGACGGGTCTGACCATGGCTGAAAAGTTCCGTGATGAAGGTCGGGACGTGCTGTTGTTTATCGACAACATCTATCGCTACACCCTGGCGGGTACTGAAGTATCCGCATTGCTGGGTCGTATGCCATCGGCTGTAGGTTACCAGCCTACTCTGGCTGAAGAGATGGGTGTTCTGCAGGAACGGATTACTTCAACAAAAACGGGTTCCATCACTTCCATTCAAGCTGTGTATGTCCCGGCGGATGACTTGACTGACCCTTCTCCGGCCACCACTTTCTCGCACCTTGATGCAACGGTGGTACTGAGCCGTGATATCGCTTCCAAGGGTATTTATCCGGCGATTGACCCACTGGATTCCACTTCCCGTCAGTTAGACCCTCTGGTGATTGGTCAGGAACATTACGAAGTGGCCCGTGGCGTACAAACCGTTCTACAACGCTACAAGGAACTGAAAGACATCATCGCGATTCTGGGTATGGATGAACTGTCTGAAGAAGACAAACTGACCGTTTCCAGGGCTCGTAAGATCGAACGTTTCCTGTCTCAGCCATTCTTCGTAGCAGAGGTATTTACCGGGTCGCCCGGTAAATATGTATCACTGAAAGATACCATCAGAGCCTTCAAGGGAATTCTGGATGGTGAATACGACAATCTGCCAGAGCAAGCTTTCTACATGGTAGGTTCCATTGAAGAAGCGGTTGAAAAAGCCAAGTCCATGTAA
- a CDS encoding bifunctional 2',3'-cyclic-nucleotide 2'-phosphodiesterase/3'-nucleotidase, translating into MLFHRTAFATLLSGWLASGILYIASYTETYAATLELRVMETTDIHANVMDFDYYKGEPSEEIGLARVATLIRMARKEVKNSVLVDNGDLIQGSPMGDYMADKGLDEGDIHPVYKAMNLLRYDVGNIGNHEFNYGLEYLKLAVAGANFPYVCANVLSAKTSRHLFNPFLIKDKVFVDSKGQKQVIRVGFIGFVPPQITQWDKKHLEGKVVAKDILQTATKLVPLMKEEGADVVIAIPHSGISTNPYKAMAENSVYYLSQVDDIDAIMFGHTHGVFPGPAFKGIKGVDVDEGTINGVAAVMPGRWGDHLGIIDLTLDNSSGEWEVVSGRSEARPVYDRRNNKALVEADPEIIKAVKAEHKGTQKFVNQPIGKSTDVMYSYLALVQDDPTIQIVNDAQISYVEEFIEGDPDLDGLPVISAAAPFKVGGRKDDPNGFTEVEAGTLTFSNAADLYLYPNTLVALKINGKELKEWLEMSAGQFNQIDPNSAKRQHLINWDGFRTYNFDVVDGVQYMIDVTQPAKYDGDGQLINPEAERITELMFKGKPVREDQVFIIATNNYRGYGGGNFAGTGEKNIAFASPDENRQVLSNYIAKETLVTGFVKPTANNNWKLAPIQTNTDLDIVVETAPGKKAADFIKKHAVYNMKEVGKDDAGFALYRIDLGQH; encoded by the coding sequence ATGTTGTTCCACCGGACTGCGTTTGCAACGTTACTGTCGGGCTGGCTTGCCAGCGGTATTCTCTATATAGCGAGTTATACGGAAACTTATGCAGCAACCCTTGAGCTGAGGGTGATGGAGACCACTGACATTCATGCCAATGTCATGGACTTTGATTACTACAAAGGTGAGCCGTCTGAAGAAATCGGTTTAGCCAGGGTCGCAACACTGATCCGTATGGCTCGGAAGGAGGTGAAAAACAGCGTACTGGTCGATAATGGCGATTTGATTCAGGGTTCGCCTATGGGTGACTACATGGCCGACAAGGGGCTTGATGAAGGCGATATTCATCCTGTCTATAAAGCGATGAACCTGTTGCGTTACGATGTTGGGAACATTGGTAATCATGAATTTAACTATGGTCTTGAGTACCTGAAACTGGCCGTGGCGGGTGCCAACTTTCCTTATGTCTGCGCCAATGTGCTGTCAGCGAAAACCAGTCGGCACCTATTCAATCCTTTTCTCATAAAAGACAAGGTCTTTGTGGATAGCAAAGGGCAAAAACAGGTGATCCGGGTTGGCTTTATTGGGTTTGTGCCTCCCCAGATCACCCAGTGGGATAAAAAACATCTGGAAGGTAAAGTCGTTGCAAAAGATATTTTGCAGACTGCCACGAAACTCGTGCCGTTGATGAAAGAAGAAGGGGCTGATGTGGTTATTGCCATCCCTCATTCAGGCATCAGTACCAACCCATACAAAGCGATGGCTGAAAACTCGGTTTACTATCTGTCACAGGTAGACGACATTGATGCCATTATGTTTGGTCACACTCATGGCGTATTTCCCGGACCGGCTTTTAAGGGAATCAAAGGAGTGGATGTTGATGAAGGCACTATTAACGGAGTTGCAGCCGTTATGCCCGGGCGCTGGGGAGATCATCTGGGCATTATTGACTTAACGCTGGACAACAGCAGTGGCGAGTGGGAAGTGGTTTCGGGTCGCTCTGAAGCAAGGCCTGTTTATGATCGACGCAATAATAAGGCTCTGGTTGAAGCGGATCCCGAAATTATCAAAGCGGTCAAAGCTGAGCATAAAGGCACCCAAAAGTTCGTCAACCAGCCTATAGGCAAATCAACCGACGTAATGTACAGCTACCTGGCACTGGTTCAGGACGATCCTACTATTCAAATTGTGAACGATGCCCAGATTAGTTATGTCGAGGAATTTATAGAAGGCGATCCGGACCTGGATGGACTTCCCGTTATTTCTGCGGCAGCCCCTTTTAAAGTGGGTGGGCGAAAGGATGACCCGAACGGTTTTACCGAAGTAGAGGCTGGTACGTTGACGTTCAGTAACGCGGCCGACCTTTACCTCTATCCGAATACTCTTGTGGCTTTAAAAATAAATGGCAAAGAGCTGAAAGAGTGGCTGGAAATGTCTGCCGGACAGTTTAACCAGATTGACCCGAACAGTGCTAAACGTCAGCACCTGATTAACTGGGACGGCTTCAGAACCTACAATTTTGATGTAGTGGATGGCGTACAGTATATGATCGATGTAACACAACCGGCAAAATACGACGGTGATGGTCAGTTGATCAATCCTGAAGCAGAAAGAATTACAGAACTGATGTTTAAGGGCAAACCCGTCAGGGAAGATCAGGTGTTTATCATTGCCACCAATAACTACAGAGGTTACGGTGGCGGCAACTTTGCCGGTACTGGTGAAAAGAATATCGCTTTTGCGTCGCCGGATGAAAACAGACAAGTGTTGTCCAATTACATTGCTAAAGAAACGTTGGTAACAGGTTTTGTCAAACCAACCGCTAACAATAACTGGAAGCTGGCTCCTATCCAGACCAATACCGATCTGGATATTGTTGTTGAGACGGCACCGGGAAAAAAGGCAGCTGATTTTATCAAAAAACACGCGGTGTATAACATGAAAGAGGTTGGCAAGGATGATGCCGGGTTTGCTTTATACAGGATAGATCTGGGGCAGCATTAA
- a CDS encoding LysR substrate-binding domain-containing protein, which produces MFHIRASGGGWLPAFASPGAAPEVTRKQKGWVNGMHITLRQLEIFKAVAQSGRVTAAAELLFISQPAASMALSELEKHLGSLFDRHQGASMTLSDSGRALLPMACELVDRAKEIERQFVNGSCYEQGVLKICASSTVGNNLMPKILGDFAREFPRIRTELTIDNTRSIVNSLVAMDIDMAVVEGTCLHPDIDVYTWREDELVIIAHPSHPLANKESVELKDLKDEGWILRESGSGTRELFDEVIAAQLVTPRILMSLNRSEAIKQAVADGLGVACISRLAVWRAVSGGLLSIINVSDLSLKRYLYLLLNRNKYRSGVVQKITDFILSSKSGGE; this is translated from the coding sequence ATGTTTCATATCCGGGCTTCGGGCGGCGGTTGGCTGCCTGCTTTTGCAAGTCCTGGTGCAGCGCCAGAAGTGACCAGAAAACAGAAAGGCTGGGTTAACGGTATGCATATCACTTTACGGCAGCTGGAAATTTTTAAGGCCGTTGCGCAGAGCGGAAGGGTAACGGCTGCAGCCGAGTTACTGTTTATTTCCCAACCTGCGGCCAGTATGGCGCTGTCTGAGCTTGAGAAACACCTTGGGTCGCTGTTTGATCGACACCAGGGAGCGTCCATGACATTAAGCGATTCTGGTCGTGCGTTGTTGCCAATGGCCTGTGAGCTGGTTGACCGGGCAAAAGAGATAGAACGACAGTTTGTTAATGGCAGCTGCTATGAGCAGGGCGTTCTCAAAATCTGTGCCAGTTCTACGGTTGGCAACAACCTGATGCCGAAAATCCTTGGGGATTTCGCCAGAGAATTTCCCAGAATCCGTACCGAACTGACGATTGATAACACGCGCAGCATCGTCAATAGTCTGGTGGCGATGGATATCGATATGGCGGTTGTTGAAGGTACCTGCCTGCATCCGGATATCGATGTTTATACCTGGCGGGAGGATGAGCTGGTTATTATTGCGCATCCGTCCCACCCTTTGGCAAACAAAGAGAGTGTCGAACTTAAAGACCTGAAAGACGAGGGTTGGATTCTGAGAGAGTCGGGTTCGGGTACACGGGAACTGTTTGACGAAGTTATTGCTGCACAGCTGGTGACTCCCAGAATACTGATGAGCCTGAACCGGTCAGAAGCTATCAAGCAGGCCGTTGCGGACGGTTTGGGGGTTGCCTGCATTTCCAGATTAGCTGTCTGGCGTGCGGTGAGTGGTGGGCTGCTATCGATCATTAATGTTAGTGATCTTAGCCTTAAGCGATATCTTTACCTTCTGCTTAACAGGAATAAGTATCGCAGTGGCGTTGTTCAAAAAATAACCGACTTTATTCTTTCTTCTAAAAGCGGGGGTGAGTAG
- the atpA gene encoding F0F1 ATP synthase subunit alpha produces MQLNPSEVSDIIKSRIAQLDVSSEAQNEGTIVSVTDGIVRIHGLADVMYGEMIKFSGGVYGMALNLEQDSVGAVVLGDYGHLAEGQSVQCTGRILEVPVGKELLGRVVDALGSPVDGKGPLQASDSSSLTTAPIEKVAPGVIARQSVDEPVQTGYKSVDSMVPIGRGQRELVIGDRQTGKTALAVDAIINQKGTGIKCVYVAIGQKQSTIANVVRKLEEHGAMEHTIVVAAGAADPAAMQFLAPFGGCSMGEYFRDRGEDALIVYDDLTKQAWAYRQISLLLRRPPGREAYPGDVFYLHSRLLERAARVNADYVEKVTDGEVKGQTGSLTALPIIETQAGDVSAFVPTNVISITDGQIFLETDLFNAGIRPAMNAGVSVSRVGGAAQTKIIKKLGGGIRLALAQYRELQAFAQFASDLDEATRKQLEHGQRVTELMKQKQYEPLSVAEMALVIYAAEHGYLEDVALNKIGDFEAALLSFVRAECSELISRVNETGDYNDDIQAGIKEAIEKFKATQTW; encoded by the coding sequence ATGCAACTGAATCCTTCCGAGGTCAGTGACATCATCAAAAGCCGCATTGCGCAACTTGATGTGTCCAGTGAAGCACAAAACGAGGGTACCATTGTCAGCGTGACCGACGGTATCGTTCGAATCCATGGTCTGGCCGACGTTATGTACGGGGAGATGATCAAATTCTCCGGTGGCGTATACGGCATGGCCCTCAACCTGGAACAGGACTCCGTAGGTGCTGTTGTTTTAGGCGACTATGGTCATCTGGCAGAAGGTCAGAGTGTCCAGTGTACAGGTCGAATTCTCGAAGTCCCGGTGGGCAAAGAGCTGCTCGGCCGTGTGGTGGATGCATTGGGTAGTCCGGTTGACGGCAAAGGACCTCTGCAAGCCTCTGATTCTTCGTCACTGACAACTGCACCCATTGAAAAGGTTGCGCCGGGGGTTATTGCCCGTCAGTCAGTGGATGAGCCTGTGCAGACCGGCTACAAGTCCGTTGACTCAATGGTACCGATTGGCCGGGGTCAGCGCGAGTTGGTTATCGGTGATCGCCAAACCGGTAAAACCGCTCTGGCTGTCGATGCCATCATCAATCAGAAAGGTACAGGCATCAAGTGTGTCTACGTAGCCATCGGCCAGAAGCAATCCACCATTGCCAACGTAGTGCGCAAGCTTGAAGAACACGGCGCGATGGAGCACACCATTGTTGTGGCTGCTGGTGCTGCTGATCCAGCGGCTATGCAGTTCCTTGCTCCCTTTGGTGGTTGTTCCATGGGTGAGTACTTCCGTGATCGTGGTGAAGATGCCCTGATTGTTTATGATGACTTAACCAAGCAGGCCTGGGCATACCGGCAGATTTCCCTGTTGCTGCGTCGTCCTCCCGGTCGTGAAGCTTATCCCGGTGATGTTTTTTATCTCCACTCCCGTTTGCTGGAACGCGCCGCCCGTGTGAATGCCGACTACGTAGAGAAAGTGACCGATGGCGAGGTGAAAGGCCAGACTGGTTCATTAACGGCTCTGCCCATCATTGAAACCCAGGCGGGGGACGTATCGGCCTTTGTACCTACCAATGTCATTTCTATTACCGACGGTCAGATTTTCCTTGAAACGGATCTGTTCAACGCAGGTATTCGTCCGGCGATGAACGCTGGTGTGTCAGTATCCAGGGTAGGTGGTGCGGCACAAACCAAGATCATCAAGAAACTGGGCGGTGGTATTCGTCTTGCGCTGGCTCAGTATCGAGAGCTTCAGGCATTTGCCCAGTTCGCGTCCGACCTTGATGAAGCGACACGCAAACAGCTTGAACACGGTCAGCGTGTCACTGAGCTGATGAAACAAAAACAGTATGAGCCGTTGTCAGTGGCGGAAATGGCTCTTGTTATTTATGCGGCAGAACATGGCTATCTGGAAGATGTTGCTCTGAACAAGATCGGTGATTTCGAAGCGGCTCTGCTCAGTTTTGTCAGGGCTGAATGCAGTGAGTTGATCTCCAGGGTCAATGAAACCGGGGACTACAACGACGACATTCAGGCAGGTATCAAGGAAGCCATTGAAAAGTTCAAGGCCACCCAGACCTGGTAA
- the atpB gene encoding F0F1 ATP synthase subunit A has protein sequence MAATASEYIQHHLQNLTFGQLPTGFERADGTILAEPVWTIAHSAYEAKAMGFWALNLDSLFWSVLLGIVFLSLFMKVARNAEKGVPSGFQNAIESVVEFVDNSVKDSFHGKSDLIAPLALTIFVWVLFMNLMDLIPVDWLPGVATLTGLPYMKVVPSTDLNVTLGMALSVFGLVIFYSIKVKGAGGFLKELTLNPFRSSNKLVQAVLIPINLLLESVTLIAKPVSLGLRLFGNLYAGELIFILIAMLGYYQLPLHFGWAVFHILVVTLQAFIFMTLTIVYLTMANEKH, from the coding sequence ATGGCAGCAACTGCTTCTGAATATATTCAGCACCATTTGCAGAATCTGACCTTTGGCCAACTGCCAACCGGATTCGAACGGGCTGACGGCACTATTTTGGCTGAACCTGTCTGGACTATTGCCCACAGTGCCTATGAGGCAAAGGCAATGGGCTTCTGGGCACTTAACCTTGACAGCCTGTTCTGGTCAGTTTTGCTTGGCATTGTATTTCTGTCTCTGTTTATGAAGGTCGCGCGAAACGCAGAGAAAGGTGTGCCTTCAGGATTTCAGAATGCCATAGAAAGTGTTGTCGAGTTCGTTGATAACAGTGTTAAAGACTCTTTCCACGGTAAAAGTGACCTGATTGCTCCTCTGGCACTGACCATATTCGTCTGGGTTCTGTTCATGAATCTTATGGATTTGATTCCGGTAGACTGGTTGCCCGGCGTTGCCACCCTCACCGGCCTTCCCTATATGAAAGTGGTGCCTTCTACTGACCTGAATGTAACCCTGGGTATGGCACTTTCCGTTTTCGGGCTGGTTATTTTTTATTCCATAAAGGTAAAAGGTGCAGGTGGTTTCCTTAAAGAGTTGACACTCAATCCGTTCCGTAGCTCCAACAAGTTGGTTCAGGCTGTCCTGATTCCCATTAACTTACTGCTGGAGTCGGTAACACTGATCGCCAAGCCGGTTTCTCTGGGGCTACGGTTGTTTGGCAACCTGTATGCCGGGGAGCTGATCTTTATCCTGATTGCAATGCTTGGCTATTACCAGTTGCCGCTGCATTTTGGTTGGGCAGTATTCCATATACTGGTTGTCACTCTACAGGCATTTATCTTTATGACCTTAACTATTGTTTACTTGACTATGGCGAATGAAAAGCACTGA
- a CDS encoding F0F1 ATP synthase subunit I: MSEARAWKYNNLSRYPHLRRPAVHRVVLVQLLTTLCLSLLLLPVGIVHATSAFLGGLACAIPNAYMVWKAFRYRGASAAQNIARSFYQGEAGKFALTVLAFVLIFTLVKPIEPLSLFGAFVLVQAVNWFTPLLIGFRQ; encoded by the coding sequence ATGTCTGAAGCCAGGGCGTGGAAATACAACAACTTAAGCCGCTACCCACATTTGCGCCGTCCTGCGGTTCATCGGGTTGTGCTTGTCCAGTTGTTGACTACATTGTGCTTGTCCCTGCTTTTGTTACCGGTGGGAATCGTCCACGCCACTTCCGCTTTTCTGGGAGGACTGGCATGCGCCATTCCTAACGCTTATATGGTCTGGAAAGCATTTCGTTACAGAGGGGCAAGCGCTGCACAGAACATTGCCAGATCTTTTTACCAGGGAGAAGCAGGCAAGTTTGCGCTAACCGTGCTGGCTTTTGTCCTGATTTTTACCTTGGTGAAACCGATTGAACCGCTGTCGCTTTTTGGCGCATTTGTACTGGTTCAGGCGGTAAACTGGTTTACACCTTTGCTGATCGGATTTCGTCAGTAA
- the atpG gene encoding F0F1 ATP synthase subunit gamma: MAGAKEIRTQISSIKSTQKITSAMEMVAASKMRKAQERREISRPYAERIRQVVGHVAHANAEYKHTYMFEREVKRVGFIIVSTDRGLCGGLNINLFKKAVSEMSGWKDKGVEIDLCLIGSKAVSFFRNYGGNVIAAITHIGDSPSIGDLIGGLKVMLDSYDEGAIDRLFVVHNEFVNTMAQTPTSLQLLPLVADDDDSLSKPWDYIYEPDAKKLLDGLLVRYIESQVFQAVVENNACEQAARMVAMKSATDNAGNLIDDLQLVYNKARQAAITQELSEIVSGAAAV; encoded by the coding sequence ATGGCAGGCGCAAAAGAGATTAGGACGCAAATATCGTCCATTAAAAGTACGCAGAAGATCACCAGCGCCATGGAAATGGTGGCAGCGAGTAAAATGCGTAAAGCCCAGGAGCGGCGTGAAATCAGTCGTCCCTATGCGGAACGTATCCGTCAGGTTGTCGGGCATGTTGCTCATGCTAATGCCGAATACAAGCACACTTATATGTTTGAGCGGGAAGTGAAGCGAGTTGGCTTCATTATCGTTTCAACAGACCGTGGTTTGTGTGGTGGTCTTAACATCAACCTGTTCAAGAAAGCCGTTTCTGAAATGAGTGGCTGGAAGGATAAAGGCGTTGAGATTGACCTTTGCCTGATCGGCAGTAAGGCTGTTTCATTCTTCCGTAACTACGGTGGCAATGTTATTGCGGCTATCACTCATATTGGCGACTCACCCAGCATTGGCGACTTGATCGGTGGTCTGAAAGTGATGCTCGACAGTTACGATGAGGGGGCGATTGATCGCCTGTTCGTAGTGCATAATGAGTTTGTGAATACTATGGCGCAAACACCAACGTCATTGCAGTTGTTGCCTCTGGTAGCAGACGACGATGATTCACTGAGTAAGCCTTGGGATTACATCTATGAACCCGATGCTAAAAAGCTGCTGGATGGGTTGTTAGTGCGTTATATCGAATCCCAGGTCTTTCAGGCTGTGGTAGAAAATAATGCCTGTGAACAGGCGGCTCGAATGGTCGCCATGAAGAGTGCAACTGATAACGCCGGAAACCTGATTGACGATTTGCAACTGGTTTACAACAAGGCTCGTCAGGCGGCAATCACGCAGGAATTGTCAGAAATCGTAAGCGGCGCCGCAGCCGTTTAA
- a CDS encoding F0F1 ATP synthase subunit B encodes MNINATLIGQSIAFAVFVWFCMKYVWPPIMQNLNARKKQIADGLAAASRGNEKLEAAQLKVTEELQAAREQAQEIIDLANKRAGQIVDEAKEQAREEAERVKTAAQADIEQELNRAREALRAQVAVLAVTGAERILGKNLDESANSRLVDDLVAEL; translated from the coding sequence ATGAATATAAATGCGACCCTTATAGGTCAGTCGATAGCGTTTGCGGTGTTTGTGTGGTTCTGCATGAAGTATGTATGGCCCCCTATTATGCAGAACCTGAACGCCCGGAAAAAACAAATTGCAGATGGTCTGGCTGCTGCTTCCCGTGGCAACGAGAAGCTGGAAGCTGCGCAACTGAAAGTTACTGAAGAGCTGCAGGCTGCCCGTGAACAAGCTCAGGAAATCATCGATCTTGCCAACAAACGTGCAGGACAGATTGTTGATGAAGCCAAAGAACAGGCCAGAGAGGAAGCTGAAAGAGTGAAAACGGCAGCCCAGGCTGATATCGAACAGGAACTCAACCGGGCTCGTGAAGCTTTGCGTGCTCAGGTGGCTGTTCTTGCCGTTACCGGAGCCGAACGGATTCTTGGTAAAAACCTGGATGAGTCTGCCAACAGCCGTCTGGTTGATGATCTGGTGGCGGAATTATAA
- the atpE gene encoding F0F1 ATP synthase subunit C, with translation MDLVVGLTVISVAFMLGIAALATGIGFGLLGGKFLEGVARQPEIAPMLQTKMFILAGLLDAVPMIAVGIALFFTFANPFVALVQ, from the coding sequence ATGGACTTAGTAGTGGGTCTGACGGTAATTAGCGTAGCATTCATGCTGGGTATTGCAGCATTAGCCACGGGAATAGGCTTTGGCCTTTTAGGAGGGAAATTTTTGGAGGGGGTAGCGCGTCAACCGGAAATAGCACCTATGTTGCAAACCAAGATGTTTATTCTTGCAGGTTTGCTGGACGCAGTGCCTATGATTGCTGTGGGTATTGCGCTGTTCTTCACGTTCGCTAATCCGTTTGTGGCTCTCGTTCAATAA
- a CDS encoding F0F1 ATP synthase subunit epsilon produces MASTVHCDIVSAEEEIFSGQVEMVVATGSLGDLGIAPGHTPLLTELSPGPIRLIAEGGEEEVFYISGGFLEVQPSQVKVLADTALRADDMDEAAAAEAKKLAEQELTNQSGEFDYSRAATQLAEAAAQLRTLQAIRKKLGK; encoded by the coding sequence ATGGCGAGCACAGTTCACTGTGACATCGTTAGTGCCGAGGAGGAGATTTTCTCCGGGCAGGTTGAAATGGTTGTTGCCACGGGTTCTCTCGGGGATTTGGGGATAGCTCCCGGCCATACTCCACTGTTAACAGAGTTAAGCCCTGGCCCGATACGCCTTATTGCAGAAGGTGGAGAGGAAGAAGTGTTTTATATTTCCGGTGGATTTCTGGAAGTACAGCCTTCTCAGGTAAAGGTTCTGGCTGATACGGCTTTGCGTGCAGACGATATGGATGAAGCGGCAGCGGCAGAAGCCAAGAAGCTGGCTGAACAAGAATTGACCAATCAGAGCGGTGAATTCGATTACTCCCGTGCAGCAACTCAGCTGGCTGAAGCCGCGGCACAGTTGCGGACGCTGCAGGCCATCCGCAAGAAACTGGGTAAATAG